A window from Drosophila yakuba strain Tai18E2 chromosome 3L, Prin_Dyak_Tai18E2_2.1, whole genome shotgun sequence encodes these proteins:
- the LOC6533492 gene encoding acyl-coenzyme A thioesterase 13 produces the protein MAAKKLGMDFVKQMSEYASGSNGFDRVLRMIKITGGGDGRAIGEFTVASEHLNRQGTLHGGLTATIVDNCTTYALMSKGSHPGVTANLNVSYIAAAKPGEIIEIDCHTVRAGKKMAYLDCILRRKSDGKIIAKGGQVKYIQFDKEKLDF, from the exons ATGGCGGCCAAGAAACTGGGAATG GACTTTGTGAAGCAGATGTCCGAGTACGCCAGCGGGTCCAATGGATTTGACCGGGTTTTGCGTATG ATTAAAATCACAGGCGGTGGTGATGGTCGCGCAATAGGAGAGTTCACTGTGGCCAGTGAGCACCTGAATCGCCAAGGAACTTTGCATGGCGGTCTCACGGCGACAATTGTTGATAATTGTACCACGTATGCCCTGATGTCAAAAG GCTCCCATCCCGGAGTTACGGCCAACCTGAATGTGAGCTACATTGCAGCAGCGAAACCTGGCGAAATTATAGAAATTGATTGTCATACTGTGCGGGCCGGCAAGAAAATGGCCTATTTGGATTGCATTCTGCGGCGCAAGTCCGACGGAAAGATAATCGCGAAGGGCGGACAGGTCAAGTACATTCAGTTCGACAAGGAAAAGCTGGATTTCTAA
- the LOC6533493 gene encoding uncharacterized protein LOC6533493: MTKVTEGEISHGVQDVGNSNLEFPILAKGFVRQDSVHDFINSDSDGDFIALSGSKSDVVTLELNSKFMVVDPCPYLVAILDSYAAETRPLDVLASRVDLVAIYDSCDVLEAQHLALEPAYTAVCSVAVPPARLITVKRAPKQLANGNLLLGSLYTYGSLSLISKPAEYSRWNPLEELNIAKTLRDTLLPKVNTAKIVDFKSYQEYIDPAWITMFAWLPDDSNTTGEHVLVLGTASGSLWLLTLSADVKTLLSHHETKTCLSRICHIQAFQDLLLVGDSNGLIHLYQIPAKGSKTPTLVKPLWEKADRMGLQMAVITECPIKDCYYITCCKAALLLTWSMPRTGSTECLKARIYIGGMKITGLCSLDNSSYAAGTAGSYLHRVQIIHENNQLSLQMQSIAMGVLQDFQVMGLSTSRHKNLMTLFLYRNKEYMSETVPQKNQLLMQVLKVGNQDPLAQLISHLESNNPMNHYTDLLAELRLHVFAEENWQRYMDYGPLDSFQFTDSATESQLQQLQIKFHVLQFVIRLQTSHLQLTVHIQKSQDELQLLLAMLNITHIRLRLQFIGSLSMRTPFQEQATKCMFEEAHRLMNKIKTDFSEKHVLGSTANAFVEQVDNHIQLLHKNLGIPVIANPQEKQLHRCSVSLVEISPSLERRYCSLCDRQILFELENLRELYESGRNLTCPVCHGSFATEMFNV, from the exons ATGACGAAAGTTACTGAGGGAGAAATTTCACATGGCGTTCAAGATGTGGGGAACT CTAATCTGGAATTTCCCATCCTAGCCAAAGGATTCGTCCGCCAGGACTCGGTACACGACTTTATAAACAGCGACTCCGACGGCGACTTTATAGCACTGAGCGGCTCCAAATCGGATGTGGTCACTTTGGAGTTGAACAGCAAGTTCATGGTCGTGGATCCCTGTCCCTATTTAGTGGCCATCTTGGATTCTTATGCTGCGGAGACAAGACCATTGGACGTTTTGGCCAGCAGAGTGGATTTGGTGGCCATATACGACAGCTGCGATGTCCTGGAGGCACAGCACTTGGCCCTGGAGCCGGCCTACACCGCTGTGTGCTCCGTTGCCGTGCCACCAGCCAGATTAATAACTGTCAAGCGGGCACCCAAGCAGCTGGCTAATGGAAATCTGCTCCTGGGTTCCCTTTACACCTATGGATCCTTAAGCCTAATAAGCAAACCCGCGGAATACAGTCGCTGGAACCCTCTGGAAGAACTCAATATCGCTAAAACTCTGAGGGACACTCTGTTGCCTAAAGTGAACACCGCCAAGATAGTAGACTTTAAGAGTTATCAGGAATATATTGATCCCGCCTGGATAACTATGTTTGCTTGGTTACCTGATGATTCAAATACCACTGGCGAACATGTTTTGGTTCTGGGAACCGCCTCCGGAAGTTTGTGGTTGCTAACCTTAAGCGCCGATGTCAAAACTCTTTTGAGTCACCACGAAACGAAAACCTGCCTGAGTCGTATCTGCCATATACAAGCTTTCCAGGATCTTCTGCTGGTGGGCGATAGCAACGGACTCATCCACCTGTACCAAATACCAGCAAAGGGAAGCAAGACCCCCACCTTAGTGAAGCCCTTGTGGGAGAAAGCTGATCGAATGGGTCTGCAAATGGCAGTGATCACCGAATGTCCCATCAAGGACTGCTATTATATAACCTGCTGCAAGGCTGCGCTTTTGCTGACCTGGAGTATGCCAAGAACAGGGAGCACAGAATGCCTGAAAGCACGGATCTATATCGGCGGAATGAAGATCACCGGTCTCTGCAGCCTGGACAACAGTAGCTATGCTGCAGGCACCGCAGGAAGCTATCTGCATCGCGTACAAATTATCCACGAGAATAATCAGCTCAGCTTGCAGATGCAATCGATAGCCATGGGTGTGCTTCAGGACTTTCAGGTGATGGGACTAAGCACCAGCAGGCACAAGAACTTAATGACCCTTTTTCTCTACCGCAACAAAGAATACATGAGTGAAACTGTGCCTCAAAAGAACCAGTTGCTCATGCAAGTGCTCAAGGTGGGGAATCAGGATCCACTTGCTCAGCTCATCAGTCACTTGGAATCAAATAACCCCATGAATCACTATACCGATTTATTAGCTGAGCTACGTCTACACGTATTTGCCGAGGAGAATTGGCAAAGGTATATGGACTACGGTCCATTAGATTCCTTCCAATTTACGGATTCCGCCACTGAAAGCcagttgcagcagctgcaaatCAAATTCCATGTCCTGCAATTCGTGATTCGCCTGCAAACGAGCCATCTCCAGCTGACCGTTCACATCCAAAAGTCCCAGGAtgagctgcagctgctccttgcGATGCTGAATATCACACACATAAGACTGAGGCTCCAGTTCATTGGGTCATTAAGTATGAGGACACCATTCCAGGAGCAGGCAACAAAGTGTATGTTTGAGGAGGCCCACCGACTGATGAATAAAATTAAGACCGACTTTTCGGAAAAGCATGTCCTAGGATCCACAGCAAACGCATTCGTTGAGCAAGTAGATAATCATATTCAGCTCCTGCATAAGAATCTGGGTATTCCTGTGATAGCTAATCCCCAGGAGAAGCAACTTCATCGCTGCAGTGTGTCCCTTGTCGAG ATCTCCCCCAGCTTGGAGCGACGCTACTGCAGCCTGTGCGACCGACAGATCCTCTTCGAGTTGGAAAACCTGCGAGAACTCTACGAATCCGGGAGAAATCTGACATGTCCTGTTTGCCATGGAAGCTTCGCAACGGAAATGTTTAATGTATAA